A window of Carassius carassius chromosome 44, fCarCar2.1, whole genome shotgun sequence contains these coding sequences:
- the id1 gene encoding DNA-binding protein inhibitor ID-1 — translation MKVVGPTCALKSSKVGGEDVVRCLSDQSLAISKCKIPLLDEQMTMFLQDMNSCYSKLKELVPTLPTNKKASKVEILQHVIDYIWDLQVELDSKKNQSSAPRTPLTTLNAELASISVENGCSDDRIMCR, via the exons ATGAAAGTTGTGGGACCTACCTGCGCGCTGAAGAGCAGCAAAGTTGGAGGGGAAGATGTTGTCCGCTGCCTCTCCGACCAGAGCCTGGCCATCTCCAAATGCAAGATCCCGCTGCTCGACGAGCAGATGACCATGTTTCTCCAGGACATGAACAGCTGCTACAGCAAACTGAAGGAGCTGGTGCCCACGCTACCGACCAACAAGAAAGCCAGCAAGGTGGAGATCCTGCAGCACGTTATTGATTACATCTGGGACTTGCAGGTGGAGCTGGATAGCAAGAAGAACCAGAGCTCCGCTCCCAGAACTCCCCTCACGACCCTGAACGCGGAACTGGCCAGCATCTCTGTCGag AACGGCTGTTCAGATGACCGAATCATGTGCCGTTAA